A genomic window from Gemmatimonadaceae bacterium includes:
- a CDS encoding prolyl oligopeptidase family serine peptidase translates to MRVVFALSAAALAIEIGTVPVHAQQNTGARQQGSAVTPKRDPDTKKALPVADYARWRTIATPVISSDGNWVAWSYAQVRRDDQLHVKQVDGNREIVVEGGTRPMFSDDARWVAYYVSPPAAPAGRGGRGGRGGVAGGPGATTPAAPARKAELVNLATGDKTTWDDVATFEFNKGSTVFAVHRARAVPAPQYEGADLIVRDLEAGTDRLIGSVNEFAFNKSGALLAFTVDAANETGNGLYVSSLADGQDRVLENAREHYARLAWSDDGSALAAIHGTDTDTLAQRENAIIAVTGLAGKTVHRVAIAAGTHGMPANFVASEKGTLTWSEHDDRLFFGLKSQDRKPKPVTGDTLVAPSDVDIYHANDDRIQSVQRSQATADRNRTDRAALDLASEKILRVADSTTRIVQVTKDGKWAVVGDDRKYVSDYQQARADYYRVNVATGERTPMLTAQIRTLGLTPDSKYFLYWKNKQVWSYELATNTHRDITDKVPVSFVNAEEDHVVEKPPYGVAGYSTDGKSVILEHRFDLWQVSLDGSAPAVNLTKGAGTRGDMRLRWVNLDPEAPAPTGRGGGGRGGFGSNDNKIDLSKPLFLSAYGEYTKKSGFFELANGRLEQLVYDDKNFGRPEKAANADRFLFTREDWTEFPDLRVSNHSFNNSIKISDANPQQAEYRWGHRVLFDFTDKDGHKLQGTLAIPDGYEPGTRLPMLVNFYEKNSQNLHIYQVPKYATGPQFAGFVSNGYLVMQPDIYFHTRTSHSDMLESVENAVKKVVEMGYADPKHVGLQGHSYSGGGSAYIAGHSTMFAAVVSGAAPIDLTTEFNTLFRGSGQNNQGYDMTGQGRYGTDPYTDPKLYYDQSPISGVKTMNTPLLQMQGDNDQTVEWLQDVEWYNALRFNKKPVIFLSYPGEDHGLRKLENQVDYETRISEFFDHYLKGAPAPKWMIDGERYIDKDKRPALPISVEKKTGGRR, encoded by the coding sequence ATGCGCGTCGTTTTCGCGCTGTCCGCTGCCGCACTCGCGATCGAGATCGGAACCGTTCCCGTTCACGCGCAACAGAACACGGGCGCGCGCCAGCAAGGGTCGGCCGTCACACCGAAGCGCGATCCCGATACGAAGAAGGCGCTGCCCGTCGCCGACTACGCGCGCTGGCGTACGATCGCGACGCCGGTGATCTCATCCGACGGCAACTGGGTGGCGTGGTCGTACGCGCAGGTGCGGCGCGACGATCAACTGCACGTCAAGCAGGTGGATGGCAATCGCGAGATCGTCGTCGAGGGCGGAACGCGTCCGATGTTCTCGGACGACGCGCGGTGGGTGGCGTACTATGTCTCACCGCCGGCCGCGCCCGCGGGCCGCGGCGGACGAGGCGGCCGCGGCGGTGTCGCCGGTGGGCCGGGCGCGACGACGCCTGCCGCGCCGGCGCGCAAAGCGGAGCTCGTGAATCTCGCGACGGGCGACAAGACGACCTGGGACGACGTTGCGACATTCGAGTTCAATAAAGGGTCGACCGTGTTCGCGGTGCATCGCGCGCGTGCTGTTCCGGCGCCACAGTACGAGGGCGCGGATCTCATCGTGCGCGATCTCGAGGCGGGCACCGACCGATTGATCGGTTCGGTGAATGAGTTCGCGTTCAACAAGAGCGGTGCGCTGTTGGCGTTCACGGTCGATGCGGCGAACGAAACCGGCAACGGCCTCTATGTCTCCAGTCTCGCCGACGGTCAGGACCGGGTGCTCGAGAACGCGCGCGAACATTACGCGCGGCTTGCGTGGTCGGACGACGGCAGCGCGCTCGCCGCGATCCATGGCACGGATACGGATACGCTCGCGCAGCGCGAGAACGCGATCATCGCCGTAACGGGGCTGGCGGGCAAGACGGTGCACCGCGTCGCCATCGCGGCCGGAACGCACGGCATGCCGGCCAATTTCGTCGCCAGCGAGAAGGGCACGCTCACGTGGAGCGAACACGACGATCGGCTGTTCTTCGGCCTCAAGTCGCAGGATCGCAAGCCGAAGCCGGTGACGGGCGATACGCTCGTCGCGCCGTCGGACGTCGACATCTACCACGCGAACGACGATCGCATTCAGAGCGTGCAGCGCTCGCAGGCGACGGCGGATCGGAATCGCACCGATCGCGCGGCGCTCGATCTCGCGTCGGAAAAGATTCTGCGTGTTGCTGACTCGACCACGCGCATCGTCCAGGTGACGAAGGACGGGAAGTGGGCCGTCGTCGGCGATGATCGCAAATACGTCTCCGACTATCAACAGGCGCGCGCCGACTACTATCGCGTGAACGTCGCGACCGGCGAGCGGACACCGATGCTCACGGCGCAGATCCGCACGCTCGGACTCACGCCGGACTCCAAATACTTCCTCTACTGGAAGAACAAGCAGGTGTGGTCGTACGAGCTCGCGACGAACACGCATCGCGACATCACCGACAAAGTGCCGGTCTCGTTCGTGAACGCGGAAGAGGATCACGTCGTCGAGAAGCCGCCCTACGGCGTCGCGGGCTACAGCACGGACGGCAAGTCGGTGATTCTCGAACACCGCTTCGACCTGTGGCAGGTGTCGCTCGACGGCAGCGCGCCCGCGGTGAACCTGACGAAGGGCGCCGGCACCAGGGGCGACATGCGCCTGCGCTGGGTGAATCTCGATCCCGAGGCACCCGCTCCGACCGGGCGCGGCGGCGGAGGCCGCGGCGGCTTCGGCTCGAACGACAACAAGATCGATCTCTCGAAGCCGCTCTTCCTGTCGGCGTACGGCGAATACACGAAGAAGTCCGGATTTTTCGAGCTGGCCAATGGCCGGCTCGAGCAACTCGTCTATGACGACAAGAACTTCGGCCGCCCGGAGAAAGCCGCGAACGCCGACCGGTTCCTGTTCACGCGAGAAGACTGGACCGAGTTTCCGGACCTGCGCGTATCAAATCACTCATTCAATAATTCTATAAAGATCAGCGACGCCAATCCGCAGCAGGCCGAGTATCGGTGGGGACATCGCGTTCTGTTCGACTTCACCGACAAGGACGGCCACAAGCTCCAGGGAACGCTCGCGATTCCCGACGGGTATGAACCCGGCACGCGCCTGCCGATGCTCGTCAACTTCTACGAGAAGAACTCGCAGAACCTGCACATCTACCAGGTGCCGAAGTACGCGACGGGCCCGCAGTTCGCCGGCTTCGTGAGCAACGGCTACCTCGTGATGCAGCCGGACATCTACTTCCACACGCGCACGTCACACTCCGACATGCTCGAGTCGGTCGAGAACGCGGTGAAGAAGGTCGTCGAGATGGGTTACGCCGATCCCAAGCACGTCGGCCTGCAAGGCCACAGCTACTCCGGCGGAGGCTCGGCATACATCGCCGGTCATTCGACGATGTTCGCGGCCGTCGTCTCCGGCGCCGCGCCGATCGACCTCACGACCGAGTTCAACACGCTCTTCCGCGGCAGCGGCCAGAACAACCAGGGCTATGACATGACAGGCCAGGGCCGCTACGGCACCGACCCGTACACCGATCCCAAATTGTATTACGATCAGTCGCCGATCTCGGGCGTGAAGACGATGAACACGCCGCTGCTCCAGATGCAAGGCGACAACGACCAGACGGTCGAGTGGCTGCAGGACGTCGAGTGGTACAACGCCCTGCGCTTCAACAAGAAGCCCGTCATCTTCCTGTCCTACCCAGGAGAGGATCACGGGCTCCGCAAGCTCGAGAATCAGGTCGATTATGAAACGCGTATTTCAGAGTTCTTCGATCATTACCTGAAGGGCGCGCCGGCGCCGAAGTGGATGATCGACGGCGAGCGGTACATTGACAAAGACAAGCGGCCGGCGTTGCCGATTTCGGTGGAGAAGAAAACGGGTGGCCGGCGCTAG
- a CDS encoding helix-turn-helix transcriptional regulator, protein MALLKGTLDVLVLKTLSWAPMHAFEITSWIEERSHGRVEVDDAALLQALRRMEARKLLAAEWGVTKNGRRARYYRMTPAGRAHLRAESERLVDHFDALVTILAARNT, encoded by the coding sequence ATGGCCCTGCTCAAAGGCACACTCGACGTCCTCGTGCTCAAGACGCTGTCCTGGGCGCCGATGCACGCGTTCGAGATCACCAGCTGGATCGAGGAACGCTCGCATGGCCGCGTCGAAGTCGACGACGCCGCCCTGCTCCAGGCGCTCCGCCGTATGGAAGCGCGCAAGCTCCTGGCCGCCGAGTGGGGCGTGACGAAGAATGGGCGGCGGGCGCGCTACTATCGCATGACGCCCGCCGGACGCGCGCACCTTCGCGCCGAATCCGAGCGCCTCGTCGATCACTTCGATGCGCTCGTGACGATCCTCGCCGCGAGGAACACGTAA
- a CDS encoding ABC transporter permease, with protein sequence MRFNRFHIRPGVRRLFRIAPRNTATTHADVDEELASLIANRVDALVARGVSPDVAQAEALRRLGVSLDEARRQLHHSAEHQERRMQLSDFIESLWQDVRYAARGLVRRPAFTLVAVLTLAIGIGATTAIFSAVNVMMLRALPYARPDELMSASLTVPARGGLPAVSQMPWSYPKFVYFRDHQQTFSELAAFSGQSAVITSGDAERLSGESVSASYLRTLGLRPIVGRDFDPSIDAAPGAPKQVIIGTALWERRFNADPHAVGQTIDFDHLPFTIIGVAPRGFKGLTGNAEFFAPITTGSARDLNQPMSHYLRVVGRRKPGLTAAQANASAKMLGAQVSNQYPDPYGGGSPWGARADPLNEGRVSPLVRQSLFVLLGAVGFVLLIACVNVANLQLGRARGRSREIAVRMAVGAGRRRVVRLLLVESLLIALTGGAFALLVAWIGTRALSTVRSEVIDFAARSMIGSVNLAQVHLDWAALAFTLALTLVVGVIFGLAPALRATRSTLSNAMKDGDLAGEHGVTSAFTGRRVLVVVEVALALVLLVGSGLMLRSLVKLLAIDEGFDPRNVLSLRLTVPAGTIAHDSLPGFYTQLLSRLAAVPGVSHAAIGSCPPLSGGCNITVAWNGNREPDPAHDPLVGVNWASPDYLKTLGIPLKYGRNFTSADRVGTQRVLLVSEAAARRVWPNENPIGKRIRLGQGDFSDILGAEVVGVVGDTRQWVDSLPAADFYVSYAQSPRTGLFVFVRSTRDVASLGIDVRRAIKDFAPGFPVYDMQTMTARSAGATARPRFSATLLALFALTALALAVVGIYGVMSLMVSARTREIGIRIALGADSRRVQRLVVSEGMALVAIGGAIGLAGALLCTRLLRSLLFDMAPTDPPTYVAIVVLLSVTAAAASWLPARRASRVDPLEALRAD encoded by the coding sequence GTGCGCTTCAACCGCTTCCACATCCGGCCCGGCGTGCGGCGGCTCTTCCGCATCGCGCCGCGCAACACGGCCACGACGCATGCCGACGTCGACGAAGAGCTGGCGTCGCTCATCGCCAACCGCGTCGACGCCCTCGTCGCGCGCGGTGTATCGCCGGACGTCGCGCAGGCAGAAGCGCTGCGGCGTTTGGGCGTCTCGCTCGATGAGGCGCGCCGACAACTCCACCACTCCGCCGAACATCAGGAGCGACGTATGCAGCTCAGCGATTTCATCGAGAGCTTGTGGCAAGACGTTCGATACGCCGCCCGCGGCCTGGTGCGCCGCCCGGCGTTCACCTTGGTCGCCGTGCTCACGCTCGCCATCGGCATTGGCGCGACGACGGCGATTTTCAGCGCCGTGAACGTCATGATGCTCCGCGCGCTGCCCTACGCCCGGCCGGACGAGTTGATGTCGGCGTCACTCACGGTGCCGGCGCGCGGCGGACTGCCCGCCGTTTCGCAGATGCCGTGGTCGTATCCCAAGTTCGTCTACTTTCGAGATCATCAACAAACGTTCAGCGAGCTCGCGGCGTTCTCGGGACAGTCGGCCGTGATCACCTCGGGCGACGCCGAACGCCTCTCCGGCGAAAGCGTCAGCGCGAGCTATCTCCGCACACTGGGCTTGCGTCCGATCGTCGGGCGCGACTTCGATCCCTCGATCGATGCGGCGCCCGGCGCGCCGAAGCAGGTCATCATCGGCACGGCGCTTTGGGAGCGCCGGTTCAACGCTGACCCACACGCCGTCGGCCAGACGATCGACTTCGATCACCTGCCCTTCACCATCATCGGTGTCGCGCCGCGCGGCTTCAAAGGCCTGACGGGCAACGCCGAATTCTTCGCCCCGATCACGACCGGGTCGGCACGGGACCTGAATCAGCCGATGTCGCATTACTTGCGCGTGGTTGGGCGGCGCAAGCCGGGGCTGACCGCCGCGCAGGCGAACGCGTCGGCGAAGATGCTCGGCGCGCAGGTGTCCAACCAGTATCCCGATCCCTACGGCGGCGGCAGCCCATGGGGCGCACGGGCCGATCCGCTCAATGAAGGCCGAGTGTCGCCACTCGTGCGGCAGTCGCTCTTCGTGCTGCTCGGCGCCGTTGGGTTCGTGCTGCTCATCGCCTGCGTGAACGTGGCGAATTTGCAGCTGGGCCGCGCGCGCGGCCGCAGTCGTGAGATCGCGGTGCGCATGGCGGTGGGCGCGGGACGCCGCCGCGTCGTACGGCTGCTGCTCGTTGAGAGTTTACTCATTGCGCTGACTGGCGGTGCGTTCGCGCTGCTGGTCGCATGGATCGGAACGCGCGCCCTGAGCACGGTACGATCGGAGGTCATCGATTTCGCCGCGCGGTCGATGATCGGGTCGGTGAATCTCGCGCAGGTGCACCTCGACTGGGCTGCCTTGGCATTCACCCTCGCCCTGACGCTGGTGGTCGGTGTGATCTTCGGATTGGCGCCGGCGTTGCGCGCGACGCGCTCGACGCTGTCGAACGCCATGAAGGACGGCGATCTCGCCGGCGAGCACGGTGTCACGAGCGCGTTCACCGGCCGGCGAGTTCTCGTCGTCGTCGAAGTCGCGCTCGCGCTGGTGCTGCTCGTGGGATCGGGCCTCATGCTTCGCAGTCTCGTCAAGCTGTTGGCGATCGACGAAGGGTTCGACCCGCGCAACGTGCTCTCGCTGCGCCTGACCGTTCCGGCCGGCACCATCGCGCATGATTCCTTGCCGGGCTTCTACACGCAGCTTCTTTCGCGTCTCGCCGCGGTGCCGGGCGTGTCGCACGCGGCCATCGGCAGCTGTCCGCCGCTCAGCGGCGGCTGCAACATCACGGTCGCATGGAACGGCAATCGTGAGCCCGATCCGGCGCACGATCCGCTGGTCGGCGTGAACTGGGCATCGCCTGACTATCTCAAGACGCTCGGAATTCCACTCAAGTATGGTCGCAACTTCACGAGCGCCGACCGCGTCGGCACGCAGCGAGTCCTCCTCGTGAGCGAAGCGGCGGCCCGCCGCGTCTGGCCAAACGAGAACCCCATTGGGAAGCGCATTCGCCTGGGCCAGGGTGATTTCAGCGACATCCTCGGCGCCGAGGTGGTGGGCGTCGTCGGCGACACGCGTCAGTGGGTCGATTCACTGCCGGCAGCCGACTTCTACGTGTCGTACGCGCAGTCGCCACGCACCGGGCTCTTCGTGTTCGTGCGATCGACGCGCGACGTTGCGTCGCTGGGCATCGATGTGCGTCGCGCGATCAAGGATTTCGCGCCCGGATTCCCGGTGTACGACATGCAGACGATGACGGCGCGCTCGGCCGGCGCGACCGCCCGGCCGCGATTCAGTGCGACGCTGCTGGCGCTCTTCGCGCTCACCGCGTTGGCGCTGGCCGTCGTCGGCATCTACGGCGTGATGTCGCTGATGGTCAGCGCCCGCACGCGCGAGATCGGCATTCGCATCGCACTCGGCGCCGATTCCCGGCGCGTGCAACGGTTGGTCGTGAGCGAGGGTATGGCATTGGTTGCCATCGGCGGCGCGATCGGGCTTGCGGGCGCGCTGTTGTGCACGCGGCTGCTGCGGTCACTGTTGTTCGACATGGCGCCGACGGATCCACCGACATACGTGGCGATCGTGGTGTTGTTGTCGGTGACCGCGGCGGCGGCGAGCTGGCTTCCCGCGCGCCGTGCGTCGCGGGTCGATCCGTTGGAGGCGCTGCGGGCGGATTAG
- a CDS encoding lysozyme inhibitor LprI family protein: MPTDFSDSPVDFSKLDGDYQILTELHRDGETPTYLARHIGLNRDVTISVVRAAGDRSYLEAFAADAKILAERRNPAIVPVIEGRWLDEHTFAIVRARVRGSTLDQLLSAIGSMPEPRVSSTLRQVAAALGWARVNGVKHRRVSPQSIVFQQGSGRVLLALEPWPNPSDDAATLRNLAARMTGGAPVDITEYLGLLAGGVIADEEVPVATVVEPRNATYPPVAPVAANDEQTVIVQERSGMGFNGRLMSAIVVLAAVIVLAAALIHRRDGDQSTVTKTSNGVLDSGNGEAAGESALHSNRTDTAVTQPPVNPVIIEPATPTQQAPQPMMQPVPAQVAPPPVAARPAPPPRPAAPVDTAAQPTNGDACSSPTSSDQHRCLMNSIAENDAPLNSVYQKLIAALRRQANVADDDPDPATVADLRSEQRRWLEDRDDACHTAGDGPLYARDRAACYADRSSQRTKDLQARLDNMSLRP, encoded by the coding sequence ATGCCGACCGATTTTTCCGACTCGCCCGTCGACTTCAGCAAGCTGGACGGCGACTATCAGATCCTCACCGAGCTCCACCGCGACGGTGAGACGCCGACGTATCTGGCGCGCCACATCGGACTCAACCGCGATGTCACCATCAGCGTGGTGCGCGCGGCGGGCGATCGCAGTTATCTCGAGGCCTTCGCCGCCGACGCGAAGATTCTCGCCGAGCGGCGCAACCCGGCCATCGTTCCCGTCATCGAAGGCCGGTGGCTCGACGAGCACACGTTCGCAATCGTACGTGCGCGCGTGCGCGGTTCGACGCTCGATCAGCTGCTCAGTGCCATCGGCAGCATGCCCGAGCCGCGCGTGTCCTCCACGCTCCGGCAAGTCGCCGCCGCGCTTGGTTGGGCCCGTGTGAACGGTGTGAAGCATCGGCGTGTCTCGCCGCAGTCGATCGTGTTTCAGCAGGGAAGTGGACGCGTCCTGCTCGCGCTCGAGCCGTGGCCGAATCCATCCGACGACGCCGCGACACTGCGCAATCTCGCCGCGCGCATGACCGGCGGCGCGCCGGTCGACATCACCGAATATCTCGGCTTGCTCGCCGGCGGCGTGATCGCCGACGAGGAAGTTCCGGTTGCAACCGTTGTCGAGCCGCGCAACGCGACGTATCCGCCGGTCGCACCGGTGGCCGCGAATGACGAACAGACCGTCATCGTACAGGAGCGGAGCGGGATGGGCTTCAACGGCCGGCTGATGTCGGCGATCGTGGTGCTCGCGGCGGTGATCGTGCTCGCCGCGGCACTCATTCACCGTCGCGACGGCGATCAGAGCACGGTGACGAAGACGTCGAACGGCGTGCTCGATTCAGGCAACGGTGAGGCGGCCGGAGAGAGCGCGCTGCACTCGAATCGTACCGACACGGCGGTGACGCAGCCGCCGGTCAATCCGGTGATCATCGAGCCGGCGACGCCGACGCAACAAGCCCCGCAGCCGATGATGCAGCCGGTGCCGGCGCAAGTCGCTCCGCCTCCGGTGGCCGCACGACCGGCACCGCCGCCGCGTCCGGCGGCGCCCGTCGACACCGCGGCGCAGCCAACGAACGGCGATGCATGCTCGTCGCCCACGTCGAGCGACCAACATCGCTGTTTGATGAACTCCATCGCGGAGAACGACGCACCGCTCAACAGCGTGTATCAGAAGCTTATCGCCGCGCTCCGCCGTCAAGCGAACGTCGCGGATGATGATCCGGATCCGGCGACGGTGGCCGACCTTCGCAGCGAACAGCGACGCTGGCTCGAGGACCGCGACGACGCGTGCCACACCGCCGGCGACGGCCCGCTCTACGCGCGCGATCGCGCGGCCTGCTACGCGGACCGCTCGTCGCAGCGAACCAAGGATTTACAGGCGCGCCTCGACAACATGTCCTTGCGGCCCTAG
- a CDS encoding branched-chain amino acid transaminase, translated as MAKLNETDWIWRDGEFVRWQDATVHVLAHSMQFGSSIFEGIRCYKTPHGPAIFRLEDHLQRLLDSAKIYRMEVKYSIDELVAASCELVERNNVESCYLRPMILRGYGASGMVPFDSPVETYLPCWPWGAYLGEGALENGVDACVSSWARVAPNTIPSMAKVAGNYLSGQLVKMEALRNGFAEGIALTTDGMLSEGSGQNLFVVSRGVVYTPPVNGTLLHGITRRSIIRLVRDLGLTVVEQDMPREMLYTCDEVFLVGTASEVTPVRSVDRLQVGTGKRGPITTQIQQRFLDIVHGNVEDPYGWLTFVRAERSAVR; from the coding sequence ATGGCCAAACTCAACGAGACCGACTGGATCTGGCGCGACGGCGAATTCGTCCGCTGGCAGGATGCCACGGTCCACGTGCTCGCGCATTCGATGCAATTCGGCTCCTCGATCTTCGAGGGCATTCGATGCTATAAGACCCCGCACGGCCCGGCGATCTTCCGTCTCGAAGATCATTTGCAGCGTCTGCTCGACTCGGCGAAGATCTATCGTATGGAAGTGAAGTATTCGATCGACGAGCTCGTGGCCGCCTCGTGCGAGCTGGTCGAGCGCAACAATGTCGAGTCGTGTTACCTGCGGCCAATGATCCTGCGCGGCTACGGCGCGAGCGGGATGGTGCCGTTCGACAGTCCCGTCGAGACGTATCTGCCGTGCTGGCCGTGGGGCGCGTACCTGGGTGAAGGCGCGCTGGAGAACGGGGTCGACGCGTGCGTCTCGAGCTGGGCGCGTGTGGCGCCGAATACCATTCCGTCGATGGCGAAGGTCGCCGGCAATTATCTGAGCGGCCAGCTCGTCAAGATGGAAGCGTTGCGCAACGGGTTCGCCGAAGGCATCGCGCTCACGACGGACGGGATGTTGAGCGAAGGCTCCGGCCAGAATCTGTTCGTCGTTTCGCGCGGAGTCGTGTATACGCCGCCCGTCAACGGGACGCTGCTGCACGGCATTACGCGCCGGAGCATCATCAGGCTCGTGCGCGATCTCGGGTTGACCGTGGTCGAGCAGGACATGCCGCGCGAAATGCTCTACACGTGCGACGAAGTCTTCCTGGTCGGCACGGCGTCCGAAGTCACGCCGGTGCGGAGCGTCGATCGCCTGCAAGTTGGCACCGGCAAGCGCGGACCGATCACGACGCAGATCCAGCAGCGCTTCCTCGACATCGTGCACGGCAACGTCGAAGATCCGTACGGATGGCTGACGTTCGTGCGGGCGGAGCGGAGTGCGGTGCGGTAG
- a CDS encoding sulfurtransferase — MSIESKGYAHADALVSTEWLARHLDDHDIRIIESDEDVLLYDTGHIRNAQKVDWHIDLNDAVTRDYIDRPAFQALVRRLGVDASTTVVFYGDKNNWWATYAFWVFQLFGFQNAKILDGGRLKWEQEARELVADVPSFAPTSYVARERNDARIRAFRDEVLQHALAGGRLIDVRSPDEFSGKKTHMAEYPQEGVLRGGHIPGARNVPWAKAANSDGTFKNAAELRQLYEAEQGLASGDDVVAYCRIGERSSHTWFVLTYLLGYDKVRNYDGSWTEWGNSVRLPIEREIAASAAAVACD; from the coding sequence ATGTCCATCGAATCGAAAGGCTACGCGCACGCCGACGCGCTCGTGAGCACCGAGTGGCTCGCGAGGCACCTCGACGACCACGACATTCGCATCATCGAAAGCGACGAAGACGTGCTGCTCTACGACACGGGCCACATTCGCAACGCGCAAAAAGTGGATTGGCACATCGATCTCAACGACGCGGTGACGCGCGACTACATCGATCGGCCGGCATTTCAAGCGCTCGTGCGGCGCTTGGGCGTCGACGCCTCGACGACGGTCGTGTTCTACGGCGACAAGAACAACTGGTGGGCGACGTACGCTTTCTGGGTGTTTCAATTATTTGGATTCCAGAACGCGAAAATCCTCGATGGCGGACGGCTCAAATGGGAACAGGAAGCCCGCGAGCTCGTCGCCGACGTGCCGTCGTTCGCTCCGACCAGCTACGTCGCCCGCGAGCGCAACGACGCGCGCATTCGCGCGTTTCGCGACGAGGTGCTCCAGCACGCGCTCGCCGGCGGCAGGCTGATCGACGTGCGTTCGCCGGATGAATTCAGCGGAAAGAAGACACACATGGCCGAGTATCCGCAGGAGGGTGTGTTGCGCGGCGGACACATTCCCGGGGCACGCAATGTCCCGTGGGCCAAGGCGGCGAACTCCGACGGCACGTTCAAGAATGCCGCCGAGCTTCGACAGCTGTACGAGGCCGAGCAGGGACTCGCGTCCGGCGACGACGTCGTGGCGTACTGCCGCATCGGCGAACGGTCGAGCCACACCTGGTTCGTGCTCACCTATCTCCTGGGCTACGACAAGGTCCGCAATTACGACGGCAGCTGGACCGAATGGGGCAACTCCGTGCGGCTTCCGATCGAGCGGGAGATCGCCGCGTCCGCGGCGGCGGTGGCGTGTGATTGA
- a CDS encoding DinB family protein, producing MKRLGFATLTLLLPAALSAQQADPITTSLKQAGGQYAGWLTAAFDSVPESKYSFKPTEKQLTIGMVATHLENANYIICSGFSGMPWKPGAKDSLPEATRATWPKDTLMTRLRASFDFCNQAFASMNDAKLAESMEVGPPNNRRTIPKARYALIYVTDLVDHYSQMANYMRLNGMTPPSSLPRKAP from the coding sequence ATGAAGCGCCTTGGATTTGCGACCCTCACGTTGTTGCTGCCGGCTGCGTTGAGCGCGCAGCAGGCCGACCCGATCACGACCTCGCTCAAGCAGGCGGGCGGGCAATACGCCGGCTGGCTCACCGCCGCGTTCGACTCGGTTCCCGAGAGCAAGTACTCATTCAAGCCCACTGAAAAGCAATTGACCATCGGCATGGTCGCGACGCATCTCGAGAACGCGAACTATATCATCTGCTCGGGCTTCAGCGGCATGCCGTGGAAGCCCGGCGCGAAGGACTCGCTGCCCGAGGCAACGCGCGCGACGTGGCCGAAGGACACGCTGATGACCCGGCTGCGGGCGTCATTCGACTTCTGTAATCAGGCGTTCGCCTCGATGAACGACGCCAAGCTCGCCGAATCGATGGAGGTCGGACCGCCGAACAACCGGCGCACGATTCCGAAGGCACGGTACGCCCTCATCTACGTGACGGACCTCGTCGATCACTACAGCCAGATGGCGAATTACATGCGGCTCAATGGCATGACGCCGCCGTCGTCGCTTCCGCGAAAAGCGCCGTAG